A genomic region of Drosophila kikkawai strain 14028-0561.14 chromosome X, DkikHiC1v2, whole genome shotgun sequence contains the following coding sequences:
- the LOC108084673 gene encoding uncharacterized protein isoform X1: MTHQKMALQRRPALAMILASWLVVSTAAVGPGTGAGRHLLPAQPADHLVPPPLPVPQRLQHAGAGSPAAPPSSAPVVVPPEPGLMNRFARWLGLGGSSSSSGSQSKDQQSGASNSLSYAYPKPHQGFDAGGKPCSLCNKYPWVPMVGQGQQQQQQQQQHAALQVQQQQLQHLPQQHAAWQQPQQPQAQASQQRQRAVQFQPSVHSNILNNPNPVQGVFLPLAVPLPPLYNAQPFRPMNPTPLRENVVAQSEVRPVPVSLPHPHKQQQHQQHQQQQHQQHQQQSSSSTSSFEIVPSHQVTDFVTSVEYPATFVQSHAIDLGLTGQGQEQQVVPTEQDISTVRYQLEDLSSGQVHQHLPASQLLTELGHFVETTTQLPPADNYPAASSQQHQEQEQEQEQDHEQEQALYYAEQFQEETSTLVYSSTTTELPVSTTTTEAPRAPPAPVLELNNHLAVGQTYSRGRETPKRLLDSPINHIGGRPFTRDPADLSFRLSQVYTPTQPPTPTSTYGAIDASGQFAGMAPPRPQQVIIPYTTKQQPRPFESWRPSKQLGHQGHQGHHRQQPNDLEEEPHEQQESKLATATVTAPPFAPNSSRTTTYLTKILASNLRELLKRERATRRPPNHIISGVDISQLQHNIDGWTEQEYNSLSHRPSTPTIRGRSKHIPSEYLTTTTTTTPAPSLAFQSRQSKTTRGEGFELGAAAPPTDAGDLSTSINNLEHLHLLGERGSKRFQPIEDNRLPLDYYDAQQRPRSTPAMTSPSPSPRPSTTTTTTTEVTPLYVRSTPAPKEPWNPAQVAILPQTNEKVYVVTPQPRHQYHHHHQVAEDHHEESASAPRPVYQTPAPRFPRMRPTPAGEVKGATPTSSSQLRNYTPDIFGLMGLSAYVPGEPVEIIDGNSKVHTIVTAAPTAAALQRPTAKPTMSPSPR, from the exons GCTCTCCAAAGGCGACCGGCGCTGGCCATGATCCTGGCCTCCTGGCTGGTGGTGTCTACAGCGGCAGTTGGACCTGGAACAGGAGCTGGCAGACACCTGCTGCCCGCCCAGCCGGCGGATCACCTTGTGCCGCCACCACTGCCCGTGCCCCAGAGGTTGCAGCATGCGGGAGCCGGATCTCCAGCGGCTCCGCCCAGCTCTGCTCCGGTTGTGGTGCCGCCGGAACCAGGTCTGATGAATCGCTTTGCCAGGTGGCTGGGCCtgggcggcagcagcagcagtagcggCAGCCAGTCGAAGGACCAGCAGTCTGGGGCCAGCAACTCCCTAAGCTATGCCTACCCGAAGCCACACCAGGGCTTCGATGCGGGGGGCAAGCCCTGCAGCCTGTGCAACAAGTATCCCTGGGTGCCTATGGTGGGTCAGggtcagcaacagcagcagcagcagcagcagcatgccgCCTtgcaggtgcagcagcagcaactgcagcatcTGCCACAGCAGCATGCCGCCTGGCAACAGCCTCAGCAGCCACAGGCCCAGGCCTcgcagcagcgccagcgaGCGGTGCAGTTCCAACCCAGTGTACATTCCAATATCCTTAACAATCCCAATCCCGTCCAGGGTGTGTTCCTGCCGCTGGCGGTGCCCCTGCCGCCGCTGTACAATGCCCAGCCTTTTAGGCCCATGAATCCAACGCCTTTGAGGGAGAATGTAGTGGCCCAGTCGGAGGTGAGGCCAGTGCCCGTCTCCTTGCCTCATCCccacaagcagcagcagcatcagcagcatcagcagcagcagcatcagcagcatcagcagcagtccagcagcagcacctccaGCTTCGAGATTGTGCCCAGCCACCAGGTCACGGACTTTGTGACCTCCGTGGAGTACCCAGCCACCTTTGTCCAGTCGCATGCCATTGATCTGGGCCTTACAGGTCAGGGTCAGGAGCAGCAGGTGGTTCCAACCGAGCAGGACATCAGCACAGTGCGCTATCAGCTGGAGGATCTGAGCAGTGGCCAGGTGCATCAGCATCTGCCCGCCTCGCAGCTGCTAACTGAGCTGGGACACTTTGTGGAGACCACAACGCAGCTGCCGCCGGCGGACAACTATCCGGCGGCCTCGTCGCAGCAGCACCAGGagcaagagcaggagcaggagcaggatcaCGAGCAGGAGCAGGCTCTCTACTATGCCGAACAGTTTCAGGAGGAGACCAGCACTCTTGTGtacagcagcaccaccacagaGCTGCCCGTTAGCACCACCACAACAGAGGCGCCAAGGGCTCCGCCAGCGCCTGTCCTGGAGCTGAACAATCATCTGGCGGTAGGGCAGACCTACAGCCGGGGCAGGGAGACGCCCAAGCGGTTGCTGGACTCACCCATCAACCATATTGGCGGACGACCCTTCACCCGCGACCCCGCCGATCTGAGTTTCCGCCTAAGCCAGGTGTACACGCCCACGCAGCCGCCCACGCCCACCTCCACGTATGGAGCCATCGATGCCAGTGGCCAGTTTGCAGGCATGGCGCCGCCCAGACCCCAGCAGGTGATCATACCCTATACCACCAAGCAGCAGCCGCGTCCTTTTGAGAGCTGGCGGCCAAGCAAGCAGCTGGGTCACCAGGGTCACCAGGGACACCATCGGCAGCAGCCCAACGACCTGGAAGAGGAGCCGCACGAGCAGCAAGAGTCCAAACTGGCCACCGCCACGGTGACGGCGCCTCCATTTGCGCCCAACTCCAGCCGCACCACCACATACCTCACCAAAATCCTGGCCAGCAATCTGCGGGAGTTGCTCAAGCGGGAAAGGGCCACCCGGCGGCCGCCCAATCACATCATCTCCGGTGTGGACATCTCCCAGCTGCAGCACAACATCGACGGCTGGACGGAGCAGGAGTACAACTCGTTGTCTCATCGCCCCAGCACGCCCACCATCCGAGGGAGGTCCAAGCACATACCTTCGGAGTATCTGACCACCACGACGACCACCACGCCGGCGCCGAGTTTGGCGTTCCAGAGCCGCCAATCGAAGACCACGCGCGGCGAGGGTTTCGAGCTGGGCGCGGCTGCTCCGCCCACAGATGCCGGTGACCTGTCCACCTCCATCAATAACCTGGAGCATCTGCATCTGCTGGGCGAGCGGGGATCGAAGCGCTTTCAGCCCATCGAGGACAATCGTCTGCCCTTAGATTACTATGATGCTCAACAGCGGCCGCGTTCTACGCCGGCTATGACCAGTCCAAGCCCGAGTCCGAGACCCAGCACCACAACCACCACAACAACGGAGGTGACGCCACTCTATGTGCGCAGCACTCCGGCACCCAAGGAGCCCTGGAATCCCGCCCAGGTGGCCATTCTGCCGCAGACCAACGAGAAGGTCTATGTGGTGACACCTCAGCCCAGGCACCAGtatcatcaccatcaccaaGTGGCGGAGGATCATCACGAGGAATCCGCCTCGGCGCCTAGGCCTGTTTACCAGACGCCAGCGCCTCGGTTTCCACGGATGCGACCCACACCAG CTGGCGAAGTGAAGGGAGCAACGCCCACCAGCTCCTCACAGCTGCGCAACTATACGCCGGACATTTTCGGCTTGATGGGACTGTCCGCCTATGTGCCCGGGGAGCCAGTGGAAATAATCGATGGAAATTCCAAA GTCCACACGATCGTGACGGCAGCGCCAACGGCAGCTGCCCTCCAGCGACCAACAGCGAAGCCCACAATGTCGCCCTCGCCGAGATAG
- the LOC108084673 gene encoding uncharacterized protein isoform X2, with the protein MILASWLVVSTAAVGPGTGAGRHLLPAQPADHLVPPPLPVPQRLQHAGAGSPAAPPSSAPVVVPPEPGLMNRFARWLGLGGSSSSSGSQSKDQQSGASNSLSYAYPKPHQGFDAGGKPCSLCNKYPWVPMVGQGQQQQQQQQQHAALQVQQQQLQHLPQQHAAWQQPQQPQAQASQQRQRAVQFQPSVHSNILNNPNPVQGVFLPLAVPLPPLYNAQPFRPMNPTPLRENVVAQSEVRPVPVSLPHPHKQQQHQQHQQQQHQQHQQQSSSSTSSFEIVPSHQVTDFVTSVEYPATFVQSHAIDLGLTGQGQEQQVVPTEQDISTVRYQLEDLSSGQVHQHLPASQLLTELGHFVETTTQLPPADNYPAASSQQHQEQEQEQEQDHEQEQALYYAEQFQEETSTLVYSSTTTELPVSTTTTEAPRAPPAPVLELNNHLAVGQTYSRGRETPKRLLDSPINHIGGRPFTRDPADLSFRLSQVYTPTQPPTPTSTYGAIDASGQFAGMAPPRPQQVIIPYTTKQQPRPFESWRPSKQLGHQGHQGHHRQQPNDLEEEPHEQQESKLATATVTAPPFAPNSSRTTTYLTKILASNLRELLKRERATRRPPNHIISGVDISQLQHNIDGWTEQEYNSLSHRPSTPTIRGRSKHIPSEYLTTTTTTTPAPSLAFQSRQSKTTRGEGFELGAAAPPTDAGDLSTSINNLEHLHLLGERGSKRFQPIEDNRLPLDYYDAQQRPRSTPAMTSPSPSPRPSTTTTTTTEVTPLYVRSTPAPKEPWNPAQVAILPQTNEKVYVVTPQPRHQYHHHHQVAEDHHEESASAPRPVYQTPAPRFPRMRPTPAGEVKGATPTSSSQLRNYTPDIFGLMGLSAYVPGEPVEIIDGNSKVHTIVTAAPTAAALQRPTAKPTMSPSPR; encoded by the exons ATGATCCTGGCCTCCTGGCTGGTGGTGTCTACAGCGGCAGTTGGACCTGGAACAGGAGCTGGCAGACACCTGCTGCCCGCCCAGCCGGCGGATCACCTTGTGCCGCCACCACTGCCCGTGCCCCAGAGGTTGCAGCATGCGGGAGCCGGATCTCCAGCGGCTCCGCCCAGCTCTGCTCCGGTTGTGGTGCCGCCGGAACCAGGTCTGATGAATCGCTTTGCCAGGTGGCTGGGCCtgggcggcagcagcagcagtagcggCAGCCAGTCGAAGGACCAGCAGTCTGGGGCCAGCAACTCCCTAAGCTATGCCTACCCGAAGCCACACCAGGGCTTCGATGCGGGGGGCAAGCCCTGCAGCCTGTGCAACAAGTATCCCTGGGTGCCTATGGTGGGTCAGggtcagcaacagcagcagcagcagcagcagcatgccgCCTtgcaggtgcagcagcagcaactgcagcatcTGCCACAGCAGCATGCCGCCTGGCAACAGCCTCAGCAGCCACAGGCCCAGGCCTcgcagcagcgccagcgaGCGGTGCAGTTCCAACCCAGTGTACATTCCAATATCCTTAACAATCCCAATCCCGTCCAGGGTGTGTTCCTGCCGCTGGCGGTGCCCCTGCCGCCGCTGTACAATGCCCAGCCTTTTAGGCCCATGAATCCAACGCCTTTGAGGGAGAATGTAGTGGCCCAGTCGGAGGTGAGGCCAGTGCCCGTCTCCTTGCCTCATCCccacaagcagcagcagcatcagcagcatcagcagcagcagcatcagcagcatcagcagcagtccagcagcagcacctccaGCTTCGAGATTGTGCCCAGCCACCAGGTCACGGACTTTGTGACCTCCGTGGAGTACCCAGCCACCTTTGTCCAGTCGCATGCCATTGATCTGGGCCTTACAGGTCAGGGTCAGGAGCAGCAGGTGGTTCCAACCGAGCAGGACATCAGCACAGTGCGCTATCAGCTGGAGGATCTGAGCAGTGGCCAGGTGCATCAGCATCTGCCCGCCTCGCAGCTGCTAACTGAGCTGGGACACTTTGTGGAGACCACAACGCAGCTGCCGCCGGCGGACAACTATCCGGCGGCCTCGTCGCAGCAGCACCAGGagcaagagcaggagcaggagcaggatcaCGAGCAGGAGCAGGCTCTCTACTATGCCGAACAGTTTCAGGAGGAGACCAGCACTCTTGTGtacagcagcaccaccacagaGCTGCCCGTTAGCACCACCACAACAGAGGCGCCAAGGGCTCCGCCAGCGCCTGTCCTGGAGCTGAACAATCATCTGGCGGTAGGGCAGACCTACAGCCGGGGCAGGGAGACGCCCAAGCGGTTGCTGGACTCACCCATCAACCATATTGGCGGACGACCCTTCACCCGCGACCCCGCCGATCTGAGTTTCCGCCTAAGCCAGGTGTACACGCCCACGCAGCCGCCCACGCCCACCTCCACGTATGGAGCCATCGATGCCAGTGGCCAGTTTGCAGGCATGGCGCCGCCCAGACCCCAGCAGGTGATCATACCCTATACCACCAAGCAGCAGCCGCGTCCTTTTGAGAGCTGGCGGCCAAGCAAGCAGCTGGGTCACCAGGGTCACCAGGGACACCATCGGCAGCAGCCCAACGACCTGGAAGAGGAGCCGCACGAGCAGCAAGAGTCCAAACTGGCCACCGCCACGGTGACGGCGCCTCCATTTGCGCCCAACTCCAGCCGCACCACCACATACCTCACCAAAATCCTGGCCAGCAATCTGCGGGAGTTGCTCAAGCGGGAAAGGGCCACCCGGCGGCCGCCCAATCACATCATCTCCGGTGTGGACATCTCCCAGCTGCAGCACAACATCGACGGCTGGACGGAGCAGGAGTACAACTCGTTGTCTCATCGCCCCAGCACGCCCACCATCCGAGGGAGGTCCAAGCACATACCTTCGGAGTATCTGACCACCACGACGACCACCACGCCGGCGCCGAGTTTGGCGTTCCAGAGCCGCCAATCGAAGACCACGCGCGGCGAGGGTTTCGAGCTGGGCGCGGCTGCTCCGCCCACAGATGCCGGTGACCTGTCCACCTCCATCAATAACCTGGAGCATCTGCATCTGCTGGGCGAGCGGGGATCGAAGCGCTTTCAGCCCATCGAGGACAATCGTCTGCCCTTAGATTACTATGATGCTCAACAGCGGCCGCGTTCTACGCCGGCTATGACCAGTCCAAGCCCGAGTCCGAGACCCAGCACCACAACCACCACAACAACGGAGGTGACGCCACTCTATGTGCGCAGCACTCCGGCACCCAAGGAGCCCTGGAATCCCGCCCAGGTGGCCATTCTGCCGCAGACCAACGAGAAGGTCTATGTGGTGACACCTCAGCCCAGGCACCAGtatcatcaccatcaccaaGTGGCGGAGGATCATCACGAGGAATCCGCCTCGGCGCCTAGGCCTGTTTACCAGACGCCAGCGCCTCGGTTTCCACGGATGCGACCCACACCAG CTGGCGAAGTGAAGGGAGCAACGCCCACCAGCTCCTCACAGCTGCGCAACTATACGCCGGACATTTTCGGCTTGATGGGACTGTCCGCCTATGTGCCCGGGGAGCCAGTGGAAATAATCGATGGAAATTCCAAA GTCCACACGATCGTGACGGCAGCGCCAACGGCAGCTGCCCTCCAGCGACCAACAGCGAAGCCCACAATGTCGCCCTCGCCGAGATAG